From the genome of Azospirillum sp. TSA2s, one region includes:
- the eno gene encoding phosphopyruvate hydratase, giving the protein MSAITEIRAREILDSRGNPTVEVDVTLETGAFGRAAVPSGASTGAHEAVELRDGDKSRFGGKGVLKAVQSVNGELAKALIGMDAADQRVLDMTMIEIDGTENKSRLGANAILGVSLAVARAAAEDAGLPLYRYVGGAFASLLPVPMMNIINGGAHADNPIDIQEFMIMPVGAETGADAIRMGSEIFQSLKKKLKDAGHNTNVGDEGGFAPNIGSTDEALGFVMKAIEAAGYKPGDDVMLALDAASTEFFKNGKYELAGEGKSLSPEQMVSYWSDLVGRFPIISIEDGMAEDDWEGWKALTDAIGNKVQLVGDDLFVTNPKRLAQGIRQGVANSILVKVNQIGTLSETLEAVDMAHKAGYTAVLSHRSGETEDSTIADLAVATNCGQIKTGSLSRSDRLAKYNQLIRIEEQLGAASRFAGRGILKA; this is encoded by the coding sequence ACCGGCGCCCATGAGGCGGTCGAACTGCGCGACGGCGACAAGTCCCGCTTCGGCGGCAAGGGCGTGCTGAAGGCCGTGCAGTCGGTCAACGGCGAGCTGGCCAAGGCGCTGATCGGCATGGATGCCGCCGACCAGCGCGTGCTCGACATGACCATGATCGAGATCGACGGCACCGAGAACAAGAGCCGGCTCGGCGCCAACGCCATCCTGGGCGTGTCGCTGGCGGTTGCCCGCGCCGCCGCCGAGGATGCCGGCCTGCCGCTCTACCGCTATGTCGGCGGCGCCTTCGCCTCGCTGCTGCCGGTGCCGATGATGAACATCATCAACGGCGGCGCCCATGCCGACAACCCGATCGACATCCAGGAATTCATGATCATGCCGGTGGGTGCCGAGACCGGCGCCGACGCCATCCGCATGGGTTCCGAAATCTTCCAGTCCCTCAAGAAGAAGCTGAAGGACGCCGGCCACAACACCAATGTCGGCGACGAGGGCGGCTTCGCCCCCAACATCGGCTCCACCGACGAGGCGCTCGGCTTCGTCATGAAGGCGATCGAGGCCGCCGGCTACAAGCCGGGCGACGACGTCATGCTGGCGCTCGACGCCGCCTCGACCGAGTTCTTCAAGAACGGCAAGTACGAGCTGGCCGGCGAAGGCAAGTCGCTGTCGCCGGAACAGATGGTCTCCTACTGGTCCGATCTGGTCGGCCGCTTCCCGATCATCTCGATCGAGGACGGCATGGCCGAGGACGATTGGGAAGGCTGGAAGGCGCTGACCGACGCCATCGGCAACAAGGTGCAGTTGGTCGGCGACGACCTGTTCGTCACCAACCCCAAGCGTCTGGCCCAGGGCATCCGCCAGGGCGTCGCCAACTCGATCCTGGTCAAGGTCAACCAGATCGGCACGCTGTCGGAGACGCTGGAAGCGGTCGATATGGCGCACAAGGCCGGCTACACCGCCGTCCTGTCGCACCGCTCGGGCGAGACCGAGGACAGCACCATCGCCGATCTGGCGGTCGCCACCAACTGCGGCCAGATCAAGACCGGGTCGCTGAGCCGTTCGGACCGTCTGGCCAAGTACAACCAGCTGATCCGCATCGAGGAGCAGCTGGGCGCAGCATCCCGCTTCGCCGGCCGCGGCATCCTGAAGGCCTGA